The following proteins come from a genomic window of Pseudomonas sp. MAG733B:
- a CDS encoding DUF4917 family protein, translated as MTDFQDVDAQLEDWNALRTSTAFSGLLVGNGASRAVWDDFGYDSLFENARTVEEKPLSPSELSVFEAMQTRSFEQVLSALKTTSRVNKALAVSSAAPRNRYYAIKEALINTVHAVHIPWRLVVPSTLATINQELASYRTVFTTNYDLLNYWALQHQPESITDLFQGAEPAFDLSATATDKTRLLYLHGGLHLVRNQDGTARKLMSTEGTLLGNFAINNTIKTLDDVPLFVNEGPSADKLKTIRSSDYLSFCYQQLLGHGDGLCIFGHALGEQDSHIIHALRLAKPAVVAISIYPRSKAFIQHQKRHYTKAFEGTGVELRFFDSKTHALGSSKLTVPVEV; from the coding sequence ATGACCGATTTCCAGGATGTCGATGCCCAACTTGAAGACTGGAACGCCCTGCGCACGAGCACCGCGTTCAGCGGCCTGCTGGTGGGCAACGGCGCCAGCCGCGCGGTGTGGGACGATTTCGGCTACGACTCGCTGTTCGAAAACGCCCGCACCGTCGAAGAAAAACCGCTGAGCCCCTCCGAGTTGAGTGTATTCGAGGCGATGCAAACCCGCAGTTTCGAGCAGGTGCTAAGCGCGCTGAAAACCACCAGCCGGGTCAACAAGGCCCTGGCCGTCAGTTCCGCCGCGCCGCGCAATCGTTACTACGCGATCAAGGAAGCGCTGATCAACACCGTGCACGCGGTGCACATCCCTTGGCGGTTGGTCGTGCCTTCGACACTGGCGACGATCAATCAGGAGTTGGCCAGCTATCGCACGGTGTTCACCACCAATTACGACCTGCTCAACTACTGGGCGCTGCAACACCAGCCCGAGTCGATCACCGATCTGTTCCAAGGGGCCGAACCCGCTTTCGACCTGAGCGCCACGGCCACCGATAAAACCCGTTTGTTGTACCTGCACGGCGGCCTGCACCTGGTGCGCAACCAGGACGGCACGGCGCGCAAGCTGATGTCGACCGAGGGCACGTTGCTCGGTAATTTCGCCATCAACAACACGATCAAGACCCTCGACGACGTGCCGCTGTTCGTCAACGAAGGCCCGAGTGCGGACAAGCTCAAGACCATTCGCAGCTCGGATTATTTGTCGTTCTGCTACCAGCAGTTACTCGGCCATGGTGATGGTTTGTGCATTTTCGGGCATGCGCTGGGTGAGCAGGACAGTCACATCATCCATGCCTTGCGTCTGGCGAAACCGGCCGTGGTAGCGATCTCGATTTATCCGCGCAGCAAGGCGTTCATCCAGCATCAGAAACGGCATTACACGAAGGCGTTTGAGGGGACCGGGGTTGAGCTGCGGTTTTTTGATTCGAAGACGCATGCGTTGGGTAGCTCGAAGCTGACGGTACCGGTTGAGGTCTGA
- a CDS encoding MFS transporter, producing the protein MKSTTTLLVTCSTVFLAQLGMSIYLPALPDIARELTVDASLVSWGLAVYLIGMALPMLFWGSLAQRIGRKPVLLAALGIYGLGNLALPLGSTLESFLVLRLLQGIGASGISVMARVLIRDSFSGDLLARALSWLSISFVVALGIGQYLGSIIQVALGWPAIFYWLGGVSLAMAVVVARITFATRVEENTRSATWPSYWQILRHRDFLLPALAGGLGYGVIIAFNTAAPVILQGPFNWSPVEYGLLGWPISAAYFLGALGVNGLVLRTGRLWLMTVGVGLVLAGTAVMLLGSIAATSIALLFWLPYCFAVLGQSLNYPISLSLANDGAPIGGAYAMALSGFIHQLMAAAIGAMASFIASAQAWPLSLLCTLLALGAMICVMLIRLPTRA; encoded by the coding sequence ATGAAGAGCACCACCACCCTCCTCGTCACCTGCAGCACAGTGTTTCTCGCTCAATTGGGCATGAGCATTTACCTGCCGGCATTGCCCGACATTGCACGTGAACTGACTGTCGACGCTTCGCTGGTTTCATGGGGGTTGGCGGTGTATCTGATCGGCATGGCCCTGCCAATGTTGTTCTGGGGCAGCCTGGCCCAGCGTATCGGCCGCAAACCGGTGCTGCTGGCGGCATTGGGTATTTACGGTCTGGGAAATCTCGCGTTGCCCCTGGGCTCGACACTGGAGTCTTTTCTGGTCCTGCGCCTGCTTCAGGGAATCGGGGCCAGCGGCATTTCGGTGATGGCCCGGGTGTTGATCCGCGACAGCTTCAGCGGTGACCTGCTGGCCAGGGCGTTGTCCTGGCTATCGATTTCCTTTGTGGTGGCACTGGGTATCGGCCAGTACCTGGGGTCGATCATTCAAGTGGCGTTGGGCTGGCCGGCAATTTTCTACTGGTTGGGAGGCGTCAGTCTCGCGATGGCGGTGGTCGTGGCGCGGATCACTTTTGCGACCCGCGTGGAGGAAAATACCCGGTCAGCAACATGGCCCAGCTACTGGCAGATTCTTCGCCATCGGGACTTTCTGTTGCCGGCGCTGGCCGGGGGCTTGGGCTACGGGGTAATCATTGCCTTCAACACTGCTGCACCGGTGATTCTGCAAGGACCGTTCAACTGGTCACCCGTAGAGTACGGATTGTTGGGATGGCCCATCAGCGCGGCGTACTTTCTGGGGGCGCTGGGGGTCAACGGTCTGGTACTTCGCACTGGTCGACTCTGGCTTATGACAGTGGGTGTCGGACTGGTGCTGGCCGGAACCGCCGTGATGTTGCTGGGGAGCATAGCGGCCACCTCCATAGCGCTTCTGTTCTGGTTGCCTTATTGCTTCGCCGTGCTCGGCCAGTCACTCAACTATCCCATCAGCCTGTCTTTGGCCAACGATGGCGCGCCTATCGGCGGTGCCTATGCGATGGCGCTAAGCGGCTTCATCCATCAACTGATGGCTGCCGCCATCGGCGCGATGGCGAGTTTCATTGCCAGTGCGCAGGCATGGCCCTTGTCGCTGCTCTGCACCTTGCTGGCCTTGGGGGCGATGATCTGCGTGATGCTGATCAGGCTCCCCACCCGAGCGTGA